From the Vibrio algarum genome, one window contains:
- a CDS encoding substrate-binding periplasmic protein: MQYSKHAFYQDPMVFYARVNSSFTWNNNYDLLKGMHIGVTRGWSYGQRFDQNKPNLSLEPVGTVKANFQKLVTGRIDLLASHPRSAARVMEEMQIEDDIKMLLPPITINKGYFGFSRKKNLDDFIFRFDQEFEKMVESKEIIQLSKKYNLDYTNIHQ, from the coding sequence ATGCAGTACAGTAAGCATGCTTTCTATCAAGATCCTATGGTGTTTTATGCCAGAGTGAACAGCTCTTTTACTTGGAACAACAATTATGATTTGCTTAAGGGAATGCATATAGGGGTGACGCGTGGGTGGAGCTACGGTCAGAGATTTGACCAAAATAAACCGAATTTAAGTCTCGAACCTGTTGGTACTGTTAAAGCTAATTTTCAGAAATTAGTAACTGGTAGAATTGATTTGCTTGCTAGTCACCCAAGAAGCGCGGCAAGGGTCATGGAAGAAATGCAAATTGAAGATGATATTAAAATGCTCTTACCACCTATTACTATTAATAAAGGATATTTTGGATTTTCAAGAAAAAAGAATTTGGATGACTTTATATTTCGATTTGATCAGGAATTTGAAAAAATGGTTGAGAGTAAGGAAATAATACAGTTGTCAAAAAAATATAACCTTGACTATACAAATATTCATCAATAA
- a CDS encoding phosphate-starvation-inducible PsiE family protein: MKIDTTDKLSSSLQTVIHWSVRALSILMVFVIIMGVVDVSWILYKKLTSPPFLILTISDMLATFGAFMAVLIAIEIFINITVYLRDNVIHVKIVMATALMAIARKVIIIDFDSLSAMYLIGIAAVMISMSVGYWLVHRLPNESHDE, from the coding sequence ATGAAAATTGACACTACTGATAAATTATCGAGCAGTCTTCAAACCGTTATCCACTGGTCCGTAAGAGCTTTGTCTATTCTCATGGTATTTGTCATTATTATGGGAGTGGTCGATGTTTCATGGATTTTATACAAGAAACTAACCTCTCCTCCTTTTTTGATTTTAACCATATCAGACATGCTCGCTACTTTTGGCGCTTTCATGGCGGTGTTAATCGCCATAGAGATTTTTATCAATATCACTGTCTATCTAAGGGACAATGTTATTCACGTTAAGATAGTGATGGCTACTGCTTTAATGGCCATTGCAAGGAAAGTGATCATTATTGATTTCGATTCACTTAGTGCAATGTACTTAATAGGGATTGCCGCGGTTATGATTAGTATGAGCGTCGGATATTGGTTGGTTCATCGACTTCCAAATGAAAGTCACGATGAGTAA
- a CDS encoding methyltransferase family protein yields the protein MDNVYYAVKLIALLWLLLLAILLIFGQPTENERKSKDKSTYFIAITLSPFLPIIQYLTGDFEYSTTTQYFLGFPYLNYVGFLVIALGLVVHASGMWTLKSEWTVYINIKEESELIQRGVFKFIRHPIYCGLIIELIGFCIVLSNWISFFVILLPNLMSILYRMKTEENALIKRYGNVYLEYMATTKRFIPFIL from the coding sequence ATGGACAACGTTTACTATGCTGTGAAACTAATTGCGTTATTATGGTTATTGCTGTTAGCAATTCTGCTCATATTTGGGCAACCCACTGAAAATGAACGTAAATCCAAAGACAAGAGCACGTACTTTATTGCGATTACATTGAGTCCGTTTCTACCCATCATTCAATATTTAACAGGTGATTTCGAATACAGCACCACTACTCAGTACTTTTTAGGGTTCCCATATTTAAACTATGTAGGTTTTTTGGTTATTGCTCTTGGTTTGGTCGTACACGCCTCGGGGATGTGGACATTAAAGTCAGAATGGACCGTGTATATCAATATCAAGGAGGAGTCCGAATTAATTCAGAGAGGTGTGTTTAAATTTATACGACACCCTATTTATTGTGGTTTGATAATTGAGTTGATAGGTTTCTGCATTGTTCTGTCCAACTGGATTTCATTTTTCGTTATATTACTACCGAACCTAATGAGTATCCTTTATCGGATGAAGACGGAGGAAAATGCGCTTATAAAGAGATATGGGAATGTATACTTAGAATATATGGCCACTACAAAACGATTTATACCTTTTATCTTATAG
- a CDS encoding universal stress protein: protein MCEKIIKSAYELCKITDSELILCHIWELESEGFLRKWSGYTDTDINQLTSKMRSERIRKIDSLANRLIEGDQSIKVRIELIQGQAKERLTEFIRHESIDVTFLGSMSRTGIAGYLMGNKAEYWLNELSATVVTLKPDEFVSPIMSVTR, encoded by the coding sequence TTGTGTGAAAAAATCATCAAATCAGCATACGAACTGTGCAAAATCACTGATTCAGAATTAATACTGTGTCACATCTGGGAGTTGGAATCGGAGGGGTTCTTGAGAAAGTGGAGTGGTTATACGGACACCGATATTAACCAGCTAACCAGTAAAATGCGTTCTGAGCGCATTAGAAAAATTGACTCTCTTGCAAACCGACTTATAGAAGGTGACCAATCTATCAAAGTGCGTATTGAGCTGATACAAGGGCAAGCGAAAGAAAGGTTAACCGAGTTTATTAGGCATGAATCCATTGATGTCACGTTCTTAGGTTCAATGTCTCGAACAGGAATCGCAGGTTATTTAATGGGTAATAAGGCGGAGTATTGGTTAAATGAATTGAGTGCCACCGTCGTTACTCTTAAGCCCGATGAGTTTGTCTCTCCAATCATGTCTGTTACCAGGTAA
- a CDS encoding LysR family transcriptional regulator → MKQEQLRMLIAVVETGTFSRAAERVYKSQAAISKAIKGLEEELEIQLFSRDSYRPELTSEGKILYRKALEVIDQFDQFEEVAKELSLGVEPELSIVVSALCPLPRILDIIKALSDKYPQTRINLSINTLGRVLEELKSGDADIAITPLEGTEPTLKSAYLYDIKMLIVASQEFKLSTFSKCSLEQLRSYNQIVVKNEHHHELDRSDDVLRTGRRWDVNSLFSKKEVILAGLGWGQLPEHLVTEELQEGHLIPLEVEGFSMQKAPRVHVVRKQQTILGPVAQELWSSIKLL, encoded by the coding sequence ATGAAACAAGAACAATTAAGAATGCTGATCGCTGTTGTTGAAACTGGAACTTTCAGTCGAGCTGCAGAGCGTGTATACAAAAGTCAGGCCGCTATCAGTAAGGCAATAAAAGGACTGGAAGAAGAGCTGGAAATTCAGCTGTTTTCTCGTGATTCCTACCGCCCGGAATTAACATCGGAAGGAAAGATTCTTTACAGGAAAGCACTTGAGGTTATTGATCAGTTTGATCAGTTCGAGGAAGTGGCCAAAGAATTATCTTTGGGAGTAGAGCCAGAATTAAGTATTGTGGTAAGTGCTCTTTGCCCTCTTCCGAGAATACTAGACATCATAAAAGCCCTGTCGGATAAGTACCCCCAGACCCGTATTAACCTTTCTATTAATACTTTGGGACGCGTTTTAGAAGAATTGAAGTCCGGAGATGCTGATATAGCAATAACTCCCTTGGAAGGGACTGAACCTACTCTGAAAAGCGCTTATCTTTACGATATCAAAATGCTCATAGTAGCCAGTCAAGAATTTAAACTTTCTACTTTTAGTAAGTGCTCTCTAGAGCAATTGAGAAGCTACAATCAGATAGTTGTGAAAAATGAGCATCACCATGAACTCGACCGATCGGATGACGTTCTGCGCACTGGACGTAGGTGGGATGTCAATAGTCTGTTTAGTAAGAAGGAAGTAATCCTAGCAGGATTGGGGTGGGGGCAGCTCCCTGAACATTTAGTCACTGAAGAACTTCAGGAAGGTCATTTAATTCCGTTGGAGGTAGAAGGCTTTTCAATGCAGAAAGCCCCCAGAGTACACGTTGTCAGAAAACAACAGACCATATTAGGACCGGTTGCACAGGAGTTATGGAGCTCTATTAAGTTGCTATAA
- a CDS encoding type 2 periplasmic-binding domain-containing protein, whose product MKHVSFLVLSLIMSANAIAETYLFVGTSFPNILEEKQDGESYGLGYDIAEKIAHRLGHEIKVEMYPFKRALKMIELGDADGLIGP is encoded by the coding sequence ATGAAACATGTTTCATTTTTGGTTCTATCTTTAATAATGTCAGCCAATGCTATTGCTGAAACGTACTTATTTGTAGGAACCTCTTTTCCAAATATATTGGAGGAAAAGCAGGATGGTGAGAGTTATGGTCTAGGCTATGACATCGCAGAGAAAATCGCCCATAGATTAGGACATGAGATCAAAGTTGAAATGTATCCCTTTAAAAGAGCGTTAAAAATGATTGAGCTTGGTGATGCAGATGGGTTGATAGGTCCTTAA
- a CDS encoding LysR family transcriptional regulator gives MQLLRNRLSNFRSIRVFLTVYEQGSVSGAAKVLNLTQPTISIQLKQLSELLGAELYHLQGKKLVFTEVGHMTARYCMKIIQNVDDLEIEIANLAQLKSGTLKVAAVTSCEYFVPHLIGSFIDKHQMVDIDLKVDNRDKIKERYQNGQDDLYLFSHIDSDMSGGIVPLFPNNLYAIASKNHPLARKDNIDIRSLVGFSWILREQGSGTRQAIEKHLGQHDITLNPKLVMESNEAIKHCVMAGMGLSILSEYALTQENPSNLAILSVDTFPIETHWNLVFPTSTRQSPLSQAFMEHLIEYKKILKGNLLKQETPFFIGS, from the coding sequence ATGCAGCTATTGAGAAACAGACTATCCAATTTTCGATCTATTAGAGTATTTCTTACCGTTTACGAACAAGGCTCGGTATCAGGAGCTGCAAAAGTTCTAAACCTCACTCAACCAACCATATCAATACAGCTTAAACAGCTTTCCGAGTTATTAGGTGCAGAACTCTATCACTTACAAGGTAAAAAATTAGTATTCACAGAAGTGGGTCATATGACGGCTCGGTACTGTATGAAAATCATACAGAATGTAGATGACTTGGAAATTGAGATTGCTAATTTGGCGCAGCTAAAGTCAGGAACGTTAAAAGTAGCCGCAGTCACATCTTGCGAGTATTTTGTCCCACATTTAATCGGTAGTTTCATTGATAAACACCAAATGGTAGACATTGATTTAAAAGTCGACAATCGAGACAAAATAAAAGAAAGATATCAAAACGGACAAGACGACTTGTACTTATTTAGCCATATTGATAGTGATATGTCAGGAGGTATCGTTCCGCTTTTTCCAAATAACCTATATGCTATTGCCAGTAAAAATCACCCCCTTGCTCGAAAAGATAATATTGATATACGGTCGCTTGTGGGCTTTTCTTGGATTCTACGAGAACAAGGTTCAGGTACTCGTCAGGCGATTGAAAAACACCTCGGACAACACGATATAACGTTAAATCCGAAACTTGTTATGGAGAGCAATGAAGCCATTAAACATTGTGTTATGGCAGGTATGGGGTTGTCTATACTTTCTGAGTATGCCTTGACCCAAGAAAATCCGTCAAACCTAGCGATTCTATCCGTGGACACGTTTCCCATTGAAACTCATTGGAATCTTGTGTTTCCTACTTCGACACGTCAAAGTCCACTCAGCCAAGCGTTTATGGAACACCTTATAGAGTACAAAAAAATACTTAAAGGGAACTTACTAAAGCAAGAAACACCTTTTTTCATTGGTTCATAG
- a CDS encoding universal stress protein, which translates to MSFKHLLVPLAPEQKVTPSLNNILKIANELESKMTLLMVIEDMDELKEISRYSARTLDILDKVTKIYHSQLKTLVRELKSRFKQIDFCVQVRIGIPFIEIIQCAREQNSDYIVIDSHRNSKTHACQRGSTTLHLMRKSEIPIWSTTQEIHSSKKS; encoded by the coding sequence ATGTCGTTTAAACACTTATTGGTTCCTTTAGCACCAGAGCAAAAAGTAACGCCCTCTCTCAACAACATATTGAAAATTGCAAATGAACTCGAGTCCAAAATGACGTTATTGATGGTCATAGAAGACATGGATGAGCTTAAAGAAATCAGTCGATATTCTGCGAGAACCTTAGATATTCTAGATAAAGTCACCAAAATTTATCACTCGCAGCTAAAAACTCTTGTCAGAGAGTTAAAAAGTCGTTTTAAACAGATCGATTTCTGTGTTCAAGTCAGAATAGGTATTCCATTCATAGAAATAATACAGTGTGCTAGAGAGCAAAACTCGGATTATATCGTTATAGACAGCCATCGAAATAGTAAAACCCACGCTTGTCAGAGAGGGAGTACAACACTTCATCTAATGCGAAAGTCCGAGATACCTATCTGGTCTACAACTCAAGAAATACATTCATCCAAAAAATCTTAG
- a CDS encoding GNAT family N-acetyltransferase: protein MIKTERLLLTPVTEQDLDIYTQLLTCPETTRYLPGGKPFGLDYIEKYIPQKIAHWDKGFGTCIVSLIDEPSVKIGYAGVELIPEINLCDIRYAILPKYQGQGYAFEAAKAVIDFVLENELVTEVYGVAVTENQASVQLLYKLGMRESSVRLYDSNDLITLST from the coding sequence ATGATAAAAACGGAAAGGTTGCTTCTAACACCGGTGACAGAACAAGATTTGGATATCTATACGCAGCTCCTTACTTGTCCTGAGACCACTCGCTACTTACCTGGCGGTAAGCCTTTTGGTTTAGACTACATAGAAAAATATATACCTCAAAAGATAGCACATTGGGATAAAGGTTTTGGAACCTGCATTGTTTCCCTAATAGATGAACCATCGGTTAAAATTGGTTACGCTGGAGTGGAGTTAATCCCAGAAATAAATCTTTGTGATATCCGATATGCGATACTTCCCAAATATCAGGGACAAGGTTATGCATTTGAAGCAGCAAAAGCTGTCATAGATTTTGTACTTGAGAATGAATTAGTCACTGAGGTTTATGGTGTTGCAGTTACCGAGAACCAAGCTTCAGTTCAATTGTTGTATAAACTTGGTATGCGTGAGTCAAGTGTGAGACTTTACGATAGTAATGACCTCATTACGTTGTCTACTTAG